The Arachis duranensis cultivar V14167 chromosome 9, aradu.V14167.gnm2.J7QH, whole genome shotgun sequence genomic sequence ACCAAAGCTAATAGGAGGGTAGACTTGTCATTTCCATGACATTTATATTTGGTATTATAACTTtgcaaatttaataaataaaaacatagaataaaatattagtataaaacaaaataaacagcatttttatgtgatttttctaaaacaaaattgattatatttgtatttttattgagtattttgatttttctacaAACAAATATTGTCTCGATTTAAATGGTGTAATATGTTATTTATTGAAATATGATAATCAGAATTTGTTATTAatgtattgtattttttaaaattaaaaataataaaaaatattcacttttgagttttgacaaattatatttttaaaatattaaaaaataaaaaaatattttgccaTCGACGAAttcacttttaaaaaattaaaacagatAATTCGTCATGGACAAATTGCCAATGCGCTGCCAAATTCACcttttaaaatttacaattcGCCAATGATAAATTCTATTTATtctcatatttttaaaatcaccAACAATCTCCACTTTTCGATATTTTACCTCCCAATAAtcatatgaaattttttttacttagaAGAATATCATCTTTCCAAGTATTATGATTTCGCCAACAAGAAAGAGTGACATTTTGATTAACATAtgaattaactaatttaaaaacaaCACTCTATATACCACTTttcattgatttaaataatattatttgataGTATCAAACACCTATCTTCACCTATGTTGCATAATCCGTCTCAAGTCCGGATAAAGATACATGATAGGACGCAATAACATAGTTTGATCCATGTAGCTGACTTTATCTCTACTGGATAAGACTTTGTTCTTGATTTGATAGTATCAAATCATGTACAAATTTGCAATTGTCCCCAAAATAGCACCCCCCACCAGCATAATATCTACATAGCTGCTTTTGCTTGTGGATTTCTCTGTTGTTCAGCAACGGAAGAAGGTGATTAGCACTAGTCAAAGGATTTCTGTGTGCAAACCTGTTTCTCTCACTAGGATGGTATTGGTATTGCCCTTTTTCTTTGGAGTGGAGGTCACCAAGTTGAGCTTTAATGATTGGGTCAGATGAGTGCTTCCAATCTTGCTGGTTATTTACATGGTTAACACCAAATGATGTCGATTCATTCGATCGTCTAGAACTAGCAGACTTACTCCACTGTTCGGTCACTGCTGATGGGAATGGTGGTTTTTCTTGATTAATGGCAGATACAGCTGAACTCTTAGATGGGAATGCTGGTTTTTCTTGATTAATGGCATGAGGATGATGTATTACTGAATGCTTTCTGGAGACCCTGAATATTTGTAGAATGTAGAAAGGACATCACATAATTTTACAAAcataaacaagaagacttgAATTTAAAGTCCTGAATTATTTATGGTACCTGTTTTCCACAATTGCTTGTCTGTTCACTTTTTCTTGTACCCTTGCTTCTCTATCTGCCCGAGCAATAGATCCCCTCGAGTGTTTCTCCGTCAATATTTTCTGCCTTTCCCCTTCATCCTCCCATTTCTGAAGTGGAGAATAGAGACACATATGGTAATAAAGATTAAATGATGAGAGGAAGAAGGTTAAAAAAGAATGATGGGGGAAGAAGGTCTGTCAAACAATGAGAACCTGTCTCAAAGTCTTCAACCTATAAAGGTTTCGACCCTTAATCAATAGGGGATGAAGCGGAGGAAAAGGCTTTTCTCCTTTGCTCCAGAGTACTTCAATCTACatcagaaagaaaaaaagatgcaCACATTGTTACTGGAAGGAAAAGGAAGAATGAATGGTTCAaaatgttgaaaaaaaaaaatagtagctTAATTCATGAACTACGGGTTTAACAACGACTATGATAATAGCATTCTTCTACTTGGAAAATAACCTCGGCTTAAATCATTGATGACCAATGCCACCATAAAGTCAGCATCATATAAGAACATTTTTCTCAGGGAATTTCTTAGGTGAAGAGTAGAATTGGGTGAACTAGGAAAATTCTCACTAAAAAGAACAATCCTATTCTTCATTGAAAGGTACAATACACCATAACATTTCCCTTTTTCTTACCGTAAAAGTATGCTGCTGCTTGGCAGTGCCATAGCTTTCTTTCACTATGCGACCTGCAACAGTCCTTTTACCACATGATGGACCGCTGGCACTTCTAGATGCTATGTTGAACCTGAGAAAACCAATTCTGATAAGAAAACAGGAAAAAGATGGCAGTAATTGTAACATCAACAAAACCAATAAGGCAACTCTGTGTACTTAtgtgtcaaatttaaaataaatgaataaataaatgcTGTCTATTAGACGTATTGTATGCTTTCTTGTGTTGTAAGCAAGGTAGATCTTTATTATCAATCACACACTGAAAGTTATTTGAAAAAGGACGAAAGAAGTAAATaaagaaacagaagcagaaCAGCTTACATACATTTCATAAACATTCTGCTCAAACAAAACAACATCCCCAGTGCATGCATCACCTGCATTACACTTTTCATTAGATTCTGAAGACCgtgatatttaattattcaagAACTATAAGAATATGAGTGGCATAACCACCATAGTTACAACTTTCCAGTCTATAGTGAATTGTAGAAATTGTCTTTACATCCTCATTGACACTAGAATTGTAAAGTGTAAATTTCACCAACTGGTGAAAGGGAAAATATTGGAGTTGATGATGAGTAAAAAACATATACTTTTTAAAACAAAGTACTTAAGGGGCAAAAATGGAGGGGAAAACAAACATCTATaatgtttcttttaatttttaaacatatTAGTGAGTATTATCATATTGTTACTTCTAAACATACCTGACAAAAACGAATTCTACAAAgaggtttaaaatttaaatcaacgtatctcaccaaagaaaaaaaattcaacacaaatttttttattttgaaaattattagtaCTCACTCACCTTTACAGTCCAACACAAAGCTAGAGCGTGGGTACTTTCTTTCGCCTCCACCATTTATGATCCTGGAAATATAGCAGAATCAGAAATGCCATGTGGTTTACCAAAGTaagaaattgttttattttaaataataataattataataacttACTGCAGATGCTCCTTAATACGCTGGACGAGTACATCCTTATTTCCAGATAGCCTAAGACAATTCTTTCGCAAATACAACTTGCATTCGTCAACTTTCAATCTCTCTAGCATTCCCCCTGCCAGCCAACACAACAACAGAACATCAAGGAAATCTTTCAAAACTAATAACAACCCACCTCAGTGGCTAACAGTTTAGCATTTCAACATCTCTTTGGCAGCGATTGGTTATTGTCCTGAGACAAAAGAGACAAGGACATTGAGGACAAATATATGTTTGGAGAAGGGAAACAAATCAACCAAATAATTCGGAAAAACCAATGAAAAGCCTGAAACATAAATCCAATTAATTTAAAAACCAGTACAGAAAAAACTACATCCCTTTCATTTAAATTCTGAATATGCCTCTCCCAAACTAAGTGCCATTAGAATTCTTTCTAGTTCCATATCTGACATCATAATCTCCAGAGCAGTCCCCTACTACCCTGTCCTTTCttcccttgatccaatagaGGAACAATAAACATATTCCAGGACTAATTTTAAGCTAATTTCATTAGATACAAGAAGAATGGAGGCAGGAGGCATATCTCTACTATCTTTGCACAAGGGAGACTTGTTTTCACTACATGAGTAACTAATAATAGCTTAGGGTTTCATTGTCTGTCTACATTTCCTCTATTTAATTCCGCTCATTTGATCATAGACATaaagaaatcaagaaacaaatctcaaattataaatatgtatgAGGGAAGAAATAGACactaacctttgattaacctttcaACCCTCTCAAAATTTACTTCGTTAGAAGCAGGTGTTGTTATCTCTATCTCTTCTGGATTTGTACCATCAACAACTCTGAAAGCAAACACCAAATTAAGAGAAGCTCACCATCAACTTGCATAGATTCTGAATCATGATTAGTTCAAACGGGAGAAAGATCAGACAAATAAATACCTTGCTTGTGCCTTGTTCGTGGAAGGTGAGAGTGAGAGGTATGAGAACTTGCTCTCCGTTTCTTCATAAAAGGGATCTCCTTCGAAATCGTCACAGTAGGAACCCTGGTCGCTGCTGAGTTCGTGTGGCTCCAAAGGTGAATGTTTGTTCGCCATTGATTCTGTCTGCTGCTTGAGGCTATTGGGTTCAGACTTGAGAGTTCAGAGGGTTAATACATATGAATATGATTTCATGACCGTTGTCAGAAAGACTTCAAAATTCTaggaataataaatattaaataggacaacaatttatttaaataaattaggcGCAGAATGTGCTTGAAATTACAATTTTGTCTCCAACACAAACATCATCATCCCCATATATCGCCCATCTCACCGAGGTTATTCGTTGAATGGGGCGAGTTAAAAAGTTGAAAAGTTCactcgatttttttttttttttaaattaggagGGAGACTCGAACCGAGATTTTAGGCGAAGATGAAGAAATTATATGTCATTTATAACTCGTTGGCAaagtttatctaagttaaactcaatataataaaataatagaataaactattatttgtatccataaattttatatatattaataaaaatattcattaaataaa encodes the following:
- the LOC107464672 gene encoding zinc finger CCCH domain-containing protein 62 isoform X2, producing the protein MLERLKVDECKLYLRKNCLRLSGNKDVLVQRIKEHLQIINGGGERKYPRSSFVLDCKGDACTGDVVLFEQNVYEMFNIASRSASGPSCGKRTVAGRIVKESYGTAKQQHTFTIEVLWSKGEKPFPPLHPLLIKGRNLYRLKTLRQKWEDEGERQKILTEKHSRGSIARADREARVQEKVNRQAIVENRVSRKHSVIHHPHAINQEKPAFPSKSSAVSAINQEKPPFPSAVTEQWSKSASSRRSNESTSFGVNHVNNQQDWKHSSDPIIKAQLGDLHSKEKGQYQYHPSERNRFAHRNPLTSANHLLPLLNNREIHKQKQLCRYYAGGGCYFGDNCKFVHDLILSNQEQSLIQ
- the LOC107464672 gene encoding zinc finger CCCH domain-containing protein 62 isoform X1 → MANKHSPLEPHELSSDQGSYCDDFEGDPFYEETESKFSYLSLSPSTNKAQARVVDGTNPEEIEITTPASNEVNFERVERLIKGGMLERLKVDECKLYLRKNCLRLSGNKDVLVQRIKEHLQIINGGGERKYPRSSFVLDCKGDACTGDVVLFEQNVYEMFNIASRSASGPSCGKRTVAGRIVKESYGTAKQQHTFTIEVLWSKGEKPFPPLHPLLIKGRNLYRLKTLRQKWEDEGERQKILTEKHSRGSIARADREARVQEKVNRQAIVENRVSRKHSVIHHPHAINQEKPAFPSKSSAVSAINQEKPPFPSAVTEQWSKSASSRRSNESTSFGVNHVNNQQDWKHSSDPIIKAQLGDLHSKEKGQYQYHPSERNRFAHRNPLTSANHLLPLLNNREIHKQKQLCRYYAGGGCYFGDNCKFVHDLILSNQEQSLIQ